One Ahaetulla prasina isolate Xishuangbanna chromosome 17, ASM2864084v1, whole genome shotgun sequence genomic window carries:
- the LOC131186579 gene encoding proton-coupled zinc antiporter SLC30A1-like, with the protein MAPHSRKTSGTSLAFLPSWLVGSPDFPMGQLYLLVALFLAEMVGSRVTASLLLQTCAFHTLEGALALAVRVMEARLGAEGTYASWKNTFGWSRAPVTGTLVSAVLLSALCVALLAEGLRRLAEPRLTQHPLALMGIGALAIPIHLATEGLPWKAPAKMDVGPCCSRHRLVPMAKQETEDLLGHASSTNSQPWLVKEKEGNTASAAGPWRTLYLGWMVACFGPVVVFLHSLTIHFWWTPCLGHDATCLAPCPKNPCQSWGTSDVLPPLSVDCWLLYLDPGLAMVVAVAFLGLIWPTLRASALVLLQATPEDLDLWLLERHLHATEGVAAVRELRVWQLDGCSRLVATAHVVCLDVAAFEPVIQRVKQVFCEHGVHDVTVEPNLGMGSNKKQREESSLGPPKRQLCPDPVEMLEFETCV; encoded by the exons ATGGCACCCCACTCGAGAAAGACATCGGGGACGTCCCTCGCCTTCCTGCCTTCTTGGCTGGTAGGCAGCCCCGATTTCCCGATGGGTCAGCTCTACTTGTTGGTCGCCCTCTTCCTGGCGGAGATGGTGGGTAGCCGGGTGACGGCCTCGCTGCTTCTGCAGACCTGTGCTTTCCACACCTTGGAAGGCGCGCTGGCCTTGGCGGTCCGGGTGATGGAAGCCCGGCTCGGCGCGGAAGGCACATACGCCAGCTGGAAGAACACCTTCGGGTGGTCGCGAGCCCCCGTCACCGGGACCCTGGTCAGCGCCGTGTTGCTCAGCGCATTGTGCGTGGCCCTGTTGGCCGAGGGCCTTCGGAGATTGGCAGAGCCCCGGCTTACCCAGCACCCGCTGGCGCTGATGGGCATCGGGGCGCTGGCCATCCCCATCCATCTGGCTACGGAAGGTTTGCCCTGGAAAGCGCCTGCTAAGATGGACGTCGGACCCTGCTGTAGCAGACACCGGTTGGTGCCCATGGCGAAGCAGGAAACGGAAG ATCTTCTGGGCCACGCTTCGTCAACCAACAGCCAACCTTGGTTggtgaaagagaaggagggaaatacTGCGTCGGCCGCAGGACCGTGGCGGACTCTTTATCTCGGATGGATGGTGGCTTGTTTTGGACCcgtggtggttttcctgcattcTCTCACGATCCACTTCTGGTGGACTCCATGCTTGGGACACGACGCGACGTGTCTCGCTCCCTGCCCAAAGAACCCATGTCAATCCTGGGGAACGTCTGACGTCCTGCCACCGCTGTCCGTGGACTGTTGGCTGCTCTACTTGGATCCCGGGCTGGCTATGGTGGTGGCCGTGGCCTTCCTGGGCTTGATCTGGCCCACTTTGCGGGCCTCAGCCCTGGTCCTCCTCCAAGCCACGCCGGAAGATTTGGATCTGTGGCTCCTGGAGAGACACCTCCACGCCACGGAAGGGGTGGCCGCTGTGCGGGAGCTCCGCGTCTGGCAGCTGGACGGCTGCAGCCGTTTGGTGGCCACGGCCCACGTGGTCTGTCTCGACGTGGCCGCTTTTGAGCCGGTGATTCAGAGGGTCAAGCAAGTGTTCTGCGAACACGGCGTCCACGACGTCACGGTGGAACCGAACTTGGGGATGGGCTCAAATAAGAAACAGCGGGAAGAGTCCAGCCTGGGACCCCCGAAGAGGCAGCTATGTCCAGATCCAGTAGAGATGTTGGAGTTTGAGACCTGTGTatga